A single Clavibacter nebraskensis NCPPB 2581 DNA region contains:
- a CDS encoding Asp23/Gls24 family envelope stress response protein: MSDTSTPTPADVTRVAPASTGFTGGVLAQGDTTVTDGVIAKVAGLAVRDIPGVHALGGGAARVIGQLRDRIGQTDLTQGIAVDAQEAGVAFEVTLVAEYGVPLQDVAADVRAAISDAVTELVGRPVTRVDVTVADIVMPGEGSDDAAEAPAV, translated from the coding sequence ATGAGCGACACCAGCACCCCCACCCCCGCGGACGTCACCCGCGTCGCGCCCGCGAGCACCGGGTTTACGGGGGGAGTCCTCGCCCAGGGCGACACCACCGTCACCGACGGCGTCATCGCCAAGGTCGCCGGCCTCGCGGTCCGCGACATCCCGGGCGTGCACGCGCTGGGCGGCGGCGCGGCCCGCGTCATCGGCCAGCTCCGCGACCGCATCGGCCAGACCGACCTCACGCAGGGCATCGCCGTCGACGCCCAAGAGGCCGGCGTCGCCTTCGAGGTGACCCTCGTCGCCGAGTACGGCGTGCCGCTCCAGGACGTGGCCGCCGACGTGCGCGCCGCCATCTCCGACGCGGTGACCGAGCTCGTCGGCCGTCCGGTGACGCGCGTCGACGTCACGGTCGCCGACATCGTCATGCCGGGCGAGGGATCCGACGACGCCGCCGAGGCGCCCGCCGTCTGA
- a CDS encoding Hpt domain-containing protein — translation MNAHAARVPQLPPLLDVRVLEQLLAELSDVPGAVRLSVVPATDAPAPPPGVPAPGGVTPPRGHPEPRRGTPSSGSPLPDDRLATRGAPAPGRGQAPAGTPRPVGAPTSTPDPAPVGPTCPGALTDGQHACVDFLRFFVDLWPSRWERLDVAVRAGDRPAALDASLSVKSSAAMVGALLLSDVAGQLERAIRSADHTRAQAMLPELGEVGERSMDAMRAWIRAERGHPPD, via the coding sequence GTGAACGCCCATGCCGCCCGTGTCCCGCAGCTCCCCCCGCTCCTCGACGTCCGCGTCCTGGAGCAGCTGCTGGCCGAGCTGTCGGACGTGCCCGGCGCCGTCCGCCTGTCCGTCGTCCCCGCGACGGACGCCCCCGCTCCGCCTCCCGGTGTTCCCGCGCCGGGCGGCGTGACCCCGCCACGCGGCCACCCCGAGCCGCGCCGCGGGACCCCGTCGTCCGGATCCCCCCTCCCGGACGACCGCCTCGCGACCCGTGGTGCCCCCGCACCGGGTCGCGGGCAGGCGCCGGCCGGAACCCCCCGTCCGGTCGGCGCCCCCACCTCCACCCCGGATCCCGCTCCCGTCGGGCCGACCTGTCCCGGCGCGCTCACCGACGGGCAGCACGCCTGCGTCGACTTCCTGCGCTTCTTCGTCGACCTGTGGCCGAGCCGCTGGGAGCGCCTCGACGTCGCCGTGCGCGCCGGCGACCGGCCGGCCGCGCTCGACGCGTCCCTGAGCGTGAAGAGCTCGGCGGCGATGGTCGGCGCGCTCCTGCTCAGCGACGTCGCGGGGCAGCTCGAGCGGGCCATCCGCTCCGCCGATCACACCCGCGCCCAGGCGATGCTGCCGGAGCTCGGCGAGGTGGGCGAGCGGAGCATGGACGCGATGCGCGCGTGGATCCGCGCGGAGCGGGGGCACCCGCCCGACTAG
- a CDS encoding sensor histidine kinase, with translation MTLSKPLHAQLPFILSLAVVGVVAGTGDLSSVAAPGFVAGAVIAAIVTIVAAVVPWERIDSDWVAVLPMLDFVALALCHGAIADQVPSTAFLIVFPVIWLAYAFALHVLWLGALGTASVLALPYLRTGTLPEGTTGWSHLVVLPLVMLLVAVAVNLLAQQLIRQHARLEEMQLELTGTLVDLQERNSIIDGVLDAIDDTVIVLDAAGRIMLRNRAARDLMALADPADPDDPVIGRLVYEEDRITLVPPERQPVARARAGEVVGREVYWLGEGGAQKAVLASVSPLVDGAGRMFGTVVVSTDVTALALAVTEREDFVASVSHELKTPLTSILGYVELIADDLVEDDIDDRITAARLAIVERNAQRLLGLIGDLLTAAQHRLAVNRNLVDVGEIVENALDVIRPHAQASGVTLVEPEYEELVAEVDAVRIGQVLDNLLSNAVKYTPEGGTVTTEVDVDGDHLRLCVTDDGVGMSAEDTAQLFTRFFRTNSARASTVAGVGLGLSITRSIVEAHDGSIEVESALGVGTTMRVRLPLRVGYATSRPT, from the coding sequence ATGACGCTGTCCAAGCCGCTGCACGCGCAGCTGCCCTTCATCCTGAGCCTCGCCGTGGTCGGCGTCGTCGCGGGCACCGGCGACCTCTCCTCCGTGGCGGCCCCCGGGTTCGTCGCGGGCGCCGTCATCGCCGCGATCGTCACCATCGTCGCGGCCGTCGTCCCCTGGGAGCGCATCGACTCCGACTGGGTGGCCGTGCTGCCGATGCTCGACTTCGTGGCGCTCGCCCTCTGCCACGGCGCGATCGCCGACCAGGTGCCGTCGACCGCGTTCCTCATCGTGTTCCCCGTCATCTGGCTGGCCTACGCCTTCGCCCTGCACGTCCTGTGGCTCGGCGCCCTCGGCACGGCGTCCGTGCTGGCGCTGCCCTACCTCCGGACGGGCACCCTGCCGGAGGGCACGACCGGCTGGTCGCACCTCGTCGTGCTCCCGCTCGTGATGCTCCTCGTGGCCGTCGCCGTGAACCTGCTCGCGCAGCAGCTGATCCGGCAGCACGCGCGCCTGGAGGAGATGCAGCTCGAGCTGACGGGCACGCTCGTCGACCTGCAGGAGCGCAACTCGATCATCGACGGCGTGCTCGACGCGATCGACGACACCGTCATCGTGCTCGACGCAGCAGGCCGCATCATGCTGCGCAACCGGGCCGCGCGGGACCTCATGGCGCTCGCCGACCCCGCCGACCCGGACGACCCCGTCATCGGCCGGCTCGTCTACGAGGAGGACCGCATCACCCTCGTGCCGCCCGAGCGGCAGCCCGTGGCCCGGGCGCGCGCCGGCGAGGTCGTCGGACGCGAGGTGTACTGGCTGGGCGAGGGCGGCGCGCAGAAGGCGGTGCTCGCGTCGGTCTCCCCGCTCGTGGACGGAGCCGGGCGGATGTTCGGCACGGTCGTCGTCAGCACCGACGTCACGGCGCTCGCGCTCGCGGTCACCGAGCGCGAGGACTTCGTGGCGAGCGTCTCGCACGAGCTGAAGACGCCGCTGACCTCGATCCTCGGGTACGTCGAGCTCATCGCCGACGACCTCGTGGAGGACGACATCGACGACCGGATCACGGCCGCCCGCCTCGCGATCGTCGAGCGCAACGCGCAGCGCCTCCTCGGCCTCATCGGCGACCTCCTCACCGCGGCGCAGCACCGGCTCGCCGTCAATCGCAACCTCGTCGACGTGGGCGAGATCGTCGAGAACGCGCTCGACGTGATCCGCCCGCACGCGCAGGCGAGCGGCGTCACCCTGGTCGAGCCGGAGTACGAGGAGCTGGTCGCCGAGGTGGACGCCGTCCGCATCGGCCAGGTGCTCGACAACCTGCTCAGCAACGCGGTGAAGTACACGCCGGAGGGCGGCACGGTCACCACCGAGGTGGACGTCGACGGCGACCACCTCCGCCTCTGCGTCACCGACGACGGCGTGGGCATGTCGGCGGAGGACACGGCGCAGCTGTTCACGCGCTTCTTCCGCACGAACTCGGCCCGCGCGAGCACGGTCGCGGGCGTGGGGCTCGGCCTCAGCATCACCCGCTCGATCGTGGAGGCGCACGACGGGTCCATCGAGGTGGAGAGCGCCCTCGGCGTGGGCACCACGATGCGCGTGCGGCTGCCCCTGCGCGTCGGGTATGCCACATCGCGGCCGACTTGA
- a CDS encoding Asp23/Gls24 family envelope stress response protein, translated as MAMSGTGPGGRPALHADGAPLDMAALADYLDRGRTPRIAAYEDDPETRNALRALEHMRDLGRELVEVEAEEADAPGDDFFRGVLAHISRESRAGRDIPLSHPDPAVRLALTEGAVRTLVRQAGDEVPGVLVGRCTLDGDVTRAGEPVRVALTLSVVWGDSLPELAQRVRERVHAALLRHTELRVEAIDVTVVDVQARPVQEEAGDDLRR; from the coding sequence ATGGCGATGAGCGGCACGGGACCGGGCGGGCGACCCGCGCTCCACGCCGACGGCGCGCCCCTCGACATGGCCGCCCTCGCCGACTACCTCGACCGCGGGCGCACCCCGCGCATCGCCGCCTACGAGGACGACCCCGAGACCCGCAACGCGCTGCGCGCCCTCGAGCACATGCGCGACCTCGGCCGCGAGCTCGTGGAGGTCGAGGCGGAGGAGGCCGACGCCCCGGGCGACGACTTCTTCCGCGGCGTGCTCGCCCACATCAGCCGGGAGTCGCGCGCCGGCCGCGACATCCCGCTCTCCCACCCGGATCCGGCCGTGCGCCTCGCGCTCACCGAGGGCGCCGTGCGCACCCTGGTGCGGCAGGCCGGCGACGAGGTGCCAGGCGTCCTCGTCGGCCGGTGCACGCTCGACGGCGACGTCACGCGCGCCGGCGAGCCCGTGCGGGTGGCGCTCACCCTGAGCGTCGTGTGGGGGGATTCGCTGCCCGAGCTCGCGCAGCGCGTGCGCGAGCGGGTCCACGCGGCCCTGCTCCGGCACACCGAGCTGCGCGTCGAGGCGATCGACGTGACCGTGGTGGACGTGCAGGCGCGTCCCGTGCAGGAGGAGGCCGGAGATGACCTTCGACGATGA
- a CDS encoding exodeoxyribonuclease III produces the protein MRVATWNVNSIRTRVGRVVDWLVREDVDVLAMQEIKCKPEQFPLQAFEEAGYEVAVHGLSQWNGVAIASRLPLEDVVTTFEGMPRFGKPDASGQPPLEARAMGATVAGVRLWSLYVPNGRGLDDPHYSYKLEWLGALAADTRAWLAADPARPLALMGDWNVAPLDTDVWDPALFEGKTHTSEPERAAFAAFLEAGLADVVRPSIPEGYTYWDYQQLRFPRDEGMRIDFILGNDRFAELVDAPRIHRDERKGDGPSDHVPVAVDLEVETELDDDRPMIF, from the coding sequence ATGCGCGTCGCCACCTGGAACGTCAACTCCATCCGCACCCGCGTGGGTCGCGTCGTCGACTGGCTCGTGCGCGAGGACGTCGACGTGCTGGCCATGCAGGAGATCAAGTGCAAGCCCGAGCAGTTCCCGCTGCAGGCGTTCGAGGAGGCGGGCTACGAGGTCGCCGTCCACGGGCTCAGCCAGTGGAACGGCGTCGCGATCGCGAGCCGCCTGCCGCTCGAGGACGTCGTGACGACGTTCGAGGGGATGCCCCGCTTCGGCAAGCCCGACGCCTCCGGGCAGCCGCCGCTCGAGGCCCGCGCGATGGGCGCGACCGTCGCGGGCGTCCGCCTCTGGAGCCTGTACGTGCCCAACGGCCGTGGCCTCGACGACCCGCACTACTCCTACAAGCTCGAGTGGCTGGGCGCGCTCGCGGCCGACACGCGCGCCTGGCTCGCCGCGGATCCCGCCAGACCGCTGGCGCTCATGGGCGACTGGAACGTGGCGCCGCTCGACACCGACGTCTGGGATCCCGCGCTCTTCGAGGGCAAGACCCACACCTCCGAGCCGGAGCGCGCCGCATTCGCCGCCTTCCTCGAGGCCGGGCTCGCCGACGTCGTGCGGCCGTCGATCCCCGAGGGCTACACGTACTGGGACTACCAGCAGCTGCGGTTCCCGCGGGACGAGGGCATGCGCATCGACTTCATCCTCGGCAACGACCGGTTCGCCGAGCTCGTGGACGCGCCCCGGATCCACCGCGACGAGCGCAAGGGCGACGGCCCGAGCGACCACGTGCCGGTGGCCGTGGACCTCGAGGTGGAGACCGAGCTCGACGACGACCGGCCGATGATCTTCTGA
- a CDS encoding RNA polymerase sigma factor, producing MALSSSVQDAGDGILAERAADGDARAFEVLVRRHAPYMRAFAIRLTGSRADADDAVQEALITAWDRMPTLEKPDRVKSWLLQIVSRKSIDRIRARRPVDDIDDHEIPDRLTSPERDAETSSQMRALAGVLDGLPREQREVWMLREVGGFSYEEIAERLGATPSTVRGRLSRARTTVMTSMEAWR from the coding sequence ATGGCCCTCTCCTCCTCCGTGCAGGACGCGGGCGACGGCATCCTCGCCGAGCGCGCGGCCGACGGCGACGCCCGGGCCTTCGAGGTCCTGGTCCGCCGGCACGCTCCCTACATGCGCGCGTTCGCGATCCGCCTCACCGGATCCCGCGCCGACGCCGACGACGCCGTGCAGGAGGCGCTCATCACCGCCTGGGACCGCATGCCCACGCTCGAGAAGCCCGACCGCGTGAAGAGCTGGCTGCTGCAGATCGTCAGCCGCAAGTCGATCGACCGGATCCGCGCCCGCCGCCCCGTCGACGACATCGACGACCACGAGATCCCCGACCGCCTCACGTCCCCCGAGCGCGACGCCGAGACGTCGTCGCAGATGCGCGCGCTGGCTGGCGTGCTGGACGGCCTGCCCCGCGAGCAGCGCGAGGTGTGGATGCTGCGCGAGGTGGGAGGCTTCTCCTACGAGGAGATCGCGGAGAGGCTGGGCGCGACGCCCTCGACCGTGCGCGGCCGGCTGTCCCGGGCGCGCACCACGGTGATGACGAGCATGGAGGCATGGCGATGA
- a CDS encoding response regulator transcription factor — MDSGRVALVIEDDGDIRQLLEVVLRQGGFEVHSASTATDGVRLAEEVSPDVITLDVGLPDFDGFEAARRIRLVSDAYIVMLTAQGEEVDTLLGLEAGADDYIVKPFRPRELRARISAMMRRPRGGGGDATATPAAGVPAAPSPASPAVEADEPAQPEAPATAPVISPAMPTEPAPADDDVLRHNGLELDEGTRHVTVDGEPVDLTRTEFDLLASILASGGRVRTKGDLVRDIRSGSYAVASSTEPEERAVEVHLGNLRRKLHDDPREARWIQTVRGVGYRLAPRRG, encoded by the coding sequence GTGGACAGCGGACGTGTGGCTCTGGTCATCGAGGACGACGGCGACATCCGCCAGCTGCTCGAGGTGGTCCTGCGCCAGGGCGGCTTCGAGGTGCACTCCGCCAGCACCGCGACCGACGGCGTGCGGCTGGCCGAGGAGGTCTCCCCCGACGTCATCACGCTCGACGTGGGCCTGCCCGACTTCGACGGGTTCGAGGCCGCGCGGCGCATCCGCCTCGTGAGCGACGCCTACATCGTCATGCTCACCGCCCAGGGCGAGGAGGTCGACACCCTGCTCGGGCTCGAGGCCGGCGCCGACGACTACATCGTGAAGCCGTTCCGACCGCGCGAGCTGCGCGCCCGCATCTCCGCGATGATGCGGCGACCGCGCGGCGGCGGCGGGGACGCTACGGCGACGCCCGCGGCCGGCGTCCCGGCGGCCCCGAGCCCCGCGAGCCCCGCCGTCGAGGCGGACGAGCCGGCGCAGCCCGAGGCCCCCGCCACCGCGCCTGTCATCTCGCCCGCGATGCCGACCGAGCCCGCGCCCGCGGACGACGACGTCCTGCGCCACAACGGCCTCGAGCTCGACGAGGGCACGCGCCACGTCACGGTCGACGGCGAGCCGGTCGACCTCACGCGCACCGAGTTCGACCTGCTCGCCTCCATCCTCGCGAGCGGCGGGCGCGTGCGCACCAAGGGTGACCTCGTGCGCGACATCCGCAGCGGCTCCTACGCCGTCGCCTCCTCCACCGAGCCGGAGGAGCGCGCGGTCGAGGTGCACCTCGGCAACCTCCGCCGGAAGCTGCACGACGACCCCCGCGAGGCGCGGTGGATCCAGACGGTGCGCGGCGTCGGCTACCGGCTCGCGCCGCGGCGCGGCTGA
- a CDS encoding MOSC domain-containing protein — protein sequence MADLPHEQRVEIAFLVASPVHRLEGRPADGPRDEPGEPPSRVSVRVRAGLGIVGDRYFGQRAHRTAAVTVMAVESVERAAQELGVEAGLDPVDTRRNVLLRGVDADRLRGMRFSLDSGDGPVEFQGHRPANPCAWMDVMLAPGAFRALRGRGGVRCEPLGDGILTVGPAVLRTERPLVDGDGDGDGARLF from the coding sequence ATGGCCGACCTCCCGCACGAGCAGCGCGTGGAGATCGCGTTCCTCGTCGCCTCGCCGGTGCACCGGCTCGAGGGACGCCCGGCCGACGGACCCCGGGACGAGCCGGGCGAGCCGCCGTCTCGGGTCTCGGTGCGGGTGCGCGCCGGTCTCGGGATCGTCGGCGACCGCTACTTCGGGCAGCGCGCGCACCGCACCGCCGCCGTGACGGTGATGGCCGTCGAGTCGGTGGAGCGCGCGGCGCAGGAGCTCGGGGTGGAGGCGGGCCTGGATCCCGTCGACACGCGTCGCAACGTGCTGCTGCGCGGCGTCGACGCCGACCGGCTGCGCGGCATGCGCTTCAGCCTCGACTCGGGCGACGGACCCGTGGAGTTCCAGGGCCACCGCCCGGCGAACCCGTGCGCGTGGATGGACGTGATGCTCGCGCCCGGCGCCTTCCGCGCGCTCCGCGGCCGCGGCGGGGTGCGCTGCGAGCCGCTCGGCGACGGGATCCTCACGGTCGGCCCGGCCGTGCTCCGCACCGAGCGCCCGCTCGTCGACGGGGACGGCGACGGCGACGGGGCGCGCCTGTTCTGA
- a CDS encoding SDR family oxidoreductase, whose product MSEIRNGGNQYEIQDPIAQYPSPPFPQQEQTGPGDELRFEPTPDHGQDSYVGFGRLTGRKVLITGADSGIGKAVAIAFAREGADIALNFLDEELEDARDTASTIEADGRTAALVPGDISDETACQDIVQASVAALGGLDCLVMVAGYQRNEDDILDLDSEQLDRTMKTNVYSLFWLSKAVIPHLPKGGSIITTSSSQAYQPSPDKIDYAVSKGAIRNFTQGLAQQLAPKGIRVNSVAPGPFWTVLQPVGQSASDVEEFGSQSVYGRPGQPAEIAATYVFLASQESSFTSGETIAVTGGTPVH is encoded by the coding sequence ATGAGCGAGATCCGCAACGGCGGCAACCAGTACGAGATCCAGGACCCGATCGCGCAGTACCCGTCCCCGCCGTTCCCGCAGCAGGAGCAGACGGGCCCGGGTGATGAGCTGAGGTTCGAGCCGACGCCCGACCACGGCCAGGACAGCTACGTCGGCTTCGGCCGCCTGACGGGCCGCAAGGTCCTCATCACGGGCGCCGACTCCGGCATCGGCAAGGCCGTCGCCATCGCGTTCGCGCGCGAGGGCGCCGACATCGCGCTCAACTTCCTCGACGAGGAGCTCGAGGACGCGCGCGACACCGCGTCCACGATCGAGGCCGACGGCCGCACCGCCGCGCTCGTGCCCGGCGACATCTCCGACGAGACCGCGTGCCAGGACATCGTGCAGGCGTCCGTCGCGGCGCTCGGCGGCCTCGACTGCCTCGTGATGGTCGCCGGCTACCAGCGCAACGAGGACGACATCCTCGACCTCGACTCCGAGCAGCTCGACCGCACGATGAAGACCAACGTGTACTCGCTGTTCTGGCTGAGCAAGGCCGTGATCCCGCACCTCCCCAAGGGCGGCAGCATCATCACGACCAGCTCCTCGCAGGCGTACCAGCCGAGCCCCGACAAGATCGACTACGCGGTCTCGAAGGGCGCGATCCGCAACTTCACGCAGGGGCTCGCGCAGCAGCTCGCGCCGAAGGGGATCCGCGTCAACTCGGTCGCGCCCGGCCCGTTCTGGACCGTGCTGCAGCCCGTCGGCCAGTCGGCGTCGGACGTGGAGGAGTTCGGATCCCAGTCGGTCTACGGCCGCCCCGGCCAGCCGGCGGAGATCGCGGCGACGTACGTGTTCCTCGCGAGCCAGGAGTCGAGCTTCACGAGCGGCGAGACCATCGCGGTCACGGGCGGCACGCCCGTCCACTGA
- the pyrE gene encoding orotate phosphoribosyltransferase, with product MTTSDARQQLIDHIKRDAVFHGDFTLTSGKKASYYVDLRRVSLDHRVAPLIGQVMLDLIADVPDVAAVGGLTMGADPIAAAILHQGAAVGRGYDAFVVRKEPKDHGRGRQVEGPDLQGKRVIVVEDTSTTGGSPLKAIEALEKVGAEIAAVAVVVDRSTDAREVIEAAGHRYLYAIGLEDLGLA from the coding sequence GTGACGACCTCCGACGCGCGCCAGCAGCTCATCGACCACATCAAGCGGGACGCCGTCTTCCACGGCGACTTCACGCTGACGAGCGGCAAGAAGGCCAGCTACTACGTCGACCTCCGCCGCGTGAGCCTCGACCACCGCGTCGCGCCGCTCATCGGCCAGGTCATGCTCGACCTCATCGCGGACGTGCCCGACGTCGCCGCGGTCGGCGGGTTGACGATGGGCGCGGATCCCATCGCCGCCGCGATCCTGCACCAGGGCGCCGCGGTCGGCCGCGGCTACGACGCGTTCGTCGTGCGCAAGGAGCCGAAGGACCACGGCCGCGGCCGCCAGGTCGAGGGCCCGGACCTCCAGGGCAAGCGCGTCATCGTCGTCGAGGACACCTCCACCACCGGCGGATCCCCGCTGAAGGCCATCGAGGCGCTGGAGAAGGTCGGCGCGGAGATCGCCGCGGTCGCCGTCGTCGTCGACCGCTCGACCGACGCCCGCGAGGTGATCGAGGCCGCCGGCCACCGCTACCTGTACGCGATCGGCCTCGAGGACCTGGGGCTCGCCTAG
- a CDS encoding ASCH domain-containing protein — MTTPGADLPPVEFAFPGPLRDRLVAAIVSGEKTSTSSLLVQYDADDEELPVVGSRGAVIDSAGQPVLVVETTSVEVARLADVPLAHAVDEGEGFTTVAEWRAGHEEFWGSAEVLAELPDGFRLDDDTEIVMERFRVVGAADRPA; from the coding sequence ATGACGACGCCCGGCGCCGACCTCCCGCCCGTCGAGTTCGCGTTCCCGGGGCCGCTGCGCGACCGGCTCGTCGCCGCCATCGTCTCGGGTGAGAAGACCTCGACGAGCTCGCTGCTCGTCCAGTACGACGCCGACGACGAGGAGCTGCCGGTCGTCGGATCCCGCGGCGCCGTCATCGACTCCGCCGGGCAGCCGGTGCTCGTGGTCGAGACGACGTCCGTCGAGGTCGCGCGCCTCGCCGACGTGCCGCTCGCGCACGCGGTGGACGAGGGCGAGGGATTCACGACGGTCGCCGAGTGGCGCGCGGGGCACGAGGAGTTCTGGGGATCCGCCGAGGTGCTCGCGGAGCTGCCCGACGGGTTCCGGCTCGACGACGACACCGAGATCGTGATGGAGCGCTTCCGGGTGGTGGGCGCGGCGGATCGCCCCGCCTAG
- a CDS encoding NAD(P)-dependent oxidoreductase codes for MTDDTAAAPATSPATDVPPRVALLGTGVMGSGMSRSILRTGLPLTVWNRSAEKAAPLADDGATVAGSAADAVREADVVVIMLFDQDAVLEVLAEVAPALRSDAVVLQSSTVGVDGTRRIAALAAEHGLRFVDAPVLGTRGPAEQGLLVHLVSGSEADLAVARPVLEATGSRSVVAGSDAGPGSALKLACNAWIASITAATGQSLGLARLLGVEPRLFLDAIAGGAADTPYAHLKGGAMLSGELAPSFALDGLLKDVTLMLAALDGADAHDFDTAMLEALRETYAEASAAGHGGDDVAAVGTVFGLPTSPDA; via the coding sequence ATGACCGACGACACCGCTGCCGCGCCCGCCACCTCCCCCGCGACCGACGTGCCGCCCCGCGTGGCGCTCCTCGGCACCGGCGTCATGGGATCCGGCATGAGCCGCTCGATCCTCCGCACGGGCCTGCCCCTCACCGTCTGGAACCGCAGCGCCGAGAAGGCCGCGCCCCTCGCCGACGACGGCGCGACCGTCGCCGGCAGCGCCGCCGACGCCGTGCGCGAGGCCGACGTCGTGGTGATCATGCTGTTCGACCAGGACGCCGTGCTCGAGGTCCTCGCCGAGGTCGCGCCCGCGCTCCGCTCGGACGCCGTCGTGCTCCAGTCCTCCACCGTCGGCGTGGATGGCACCCGCCGGATCGCCGCGCTCGCCGCCGAGCACGGCCTCCGCTTCGTCGACGCCCCCGTCCTCGGCACGCGCGGCCCCGCCGAGCAGGGCCTCCTCGTGCACCTGGTCTCCGGATCCGAGGCCGACCTCGCCGTCGCCCGCCCCGTCCTCGAGGCGACCGGCTCGCGCAGCGTGGTCGCCGGGTCCGACGCGGGACCGGGATCCGCCCTCAAGCTCGCGTGCAACGCGTGGATCGCGTCCATCACCGCCGCCACCGGCCAGTCGCTCGGCCTCGCGCGGCTGCTCGGCGTCGAGCCGCGCCTCTTCCTCGACGCGATCGCGGGCGGCGCGGCCGACACCCCGTACGCGCACCTCAAGGGCGGCGCGATGCTGTCCGGCGAGCTCGCGCCCTCGTTCGCGCTCGACGGCCTGCTCAAGGACGTGACGCTGATGCTCGCCGCGCTGGACGGAGCCGACGCGCACGACTTCGACACCGCGATGCTCGAGGCGCTCCGCGAGACGTACGCGGAGGCGTCCGCGGCCGGCCACGGCGGCGACGACGTGGCTGCGGTCGGCACGGTGTTCGGCCTGCCGACCTCGCCCGACGCCTGA